TACACATATCGGAACGTGCTCAAAAGCACTAAATTTGCTAGTATGCTCGCCCCTGATTATTTTTGAAAGAAATATAATGTTGTCAATTTATAAGAAGTTGTTGTTTGCTGTTTCTTTACCTTTGTCTTTTGTCGCTCAATCGGCGTTTGCAATGCCGACGGCTTATCTTCCGATTGGTAAAGATAATATTCTAGAGTATCAGATAGAAAAGATGTTCACGCTTACTGCGGTTACTCCAATGAGCAAGCCTTATAGAATTTCAGAAATTAACCAACACATTGTGAAACTTGGCAACATAGACCCTGCACTGCAAGCGAGCATTCGAGCTCGAATTGCACCCTACTTACAAACCGATGCAATTACTCGTAGGGGAATAAAATTACGTGTGGACTCAGGTGAAGAGCAACAAATTGCCAATGACCGAGGTAATTATTCAAGCGAATATGCTGAAATTTCATTGGATGGTATTTATCGAGGTAGTGGTAGCTCTTTAGTTCAGTTTGGCGCTGAGTACCGCGTCGAAGCTGGAAGGTTAGTGCCTTACAATACTTTTTATGCATTGGGTGGAGAGAATTTACAACTTAATATAGGTTATAAGGAACATTGGTTTTCTCCTTTTAAGCATTCAGCACAAGTCTATTCGACAAATGCTCAGGCTCCTCTGTCTGTCTCTTTGGGGCTAAACTCCCCACTTAAAAATTGGTGGAACTTTGATTTCGAGTTTTTCTATGCTGAATTAGAGCATGTTGAAAAAGGGATCTCATATCAAAAAACAAGGCATGATGGCACGCCGAAGCTAGCGGGCACTCACTTGAGTTTTGAACCTCTCGAAAACTGGAAAATTGCCATTAACAGAATGATGCAATTTGGTGGTGGACCGAGAAAAGCGTCAGGTAAAGATGTTTTGAAAGCGTTTTTTGATCCCGCTGGCAATGATAACAATGCACTAACTGGAGGCTCTGACAATGAATTAGGTGACCAATGGGCTACGGTGACTTCATCTTTCAAAACTGATTTTTATATGCCAATTGAGTGGTATGTTGAACATGGCGGTGAAGACACAAGGGAACATAAAAATTATTTATTTGGTAACTCTGTAACGAATTATGGCTTTTATATTCCTGAAGTGACTAAAAACACCTCTTTACGTTATGAGTTTTCCGATATAAGTGAAATGTGGTACGTACATCACTTATATCCAGTTAAAGGCAATAGCATAAATAACTTCGTATTAGGGCACTTTGCAAGTAATCATAGAGTATTCAATACGACTGAACCGACGCAAAGTCAAGTGGTGGAAATTACCTATGCTGAAAGCTTTGATTCTTTGTGGCACTTAAAGTGGACTACAGTAGATAATCAGGGTAATTCTAAATACGATTATAAAAAGCTAAATGAAATCCAGCTTACCAACTCTAGAAAAATCGATGACTATCAACTAGAAACAAGCCTAACAGTGGGTAAAGATGTGTTCGGAGAAAATTACACTTGGTTGTCAGTCAATGTATACTGGTAATACACGGGTAATAATTAAGAATTAGCACTATTTTTGGGCTTGTAAGAAATTTAAGGTTCACTATGTCAGTCAATGAACAAATTGCGAATAGCTACTTAGACAGCTTAGACCGCCATATGGCACTATTTACCAACATGGCAAATTATCATAAAGAGTCGGTAGCACTTTTAGAAGCGTGTCAGAAAACGCTTGCTGCGGGCGGAAAGGTTATCTGGTTTGGTAACGGCGGTAGCGCCGCGGATGCACAGCATCTTGCTGCTGAGTTTGTTGTTCGATACAAATTAGAACGCGGACCTTTGGCATCCATTGCGTTGACAACAGATACATCGATTTTAACTGCGCATAGTAATGACTACCATTTTAACACTGTCTTTGAAAGGCAGGTTCAGGCGCTGTGTAAACCAGAAGATCTGGTCATTGGGCTGACAACTTCTGGGACCAGTGAGAATATCAATTTAGCATTGGCTGCGGCTAATGAAATTGGTGCCTTCACCGTGGCATTAACTGGTCGTCAAGGCGGTGAAGTAAAAGACATCGCTAGATTACCAATTATTATTAATTTTGACGAAACAGCCCGTATTCAAGAAGCACATATGTTTATTGGTCATTGGCTTTGCGAGGCTGTAGACCTTTCAATTGCGGAGCAAAGTAAATGAACTTAGCTGCTTTACAAAACCTTCATAACGCTAAAATTCTCGTTGTGGGTGATGTGATGCTAGATCGATACTGGCATGGGGATACTGGCAGGATCTCTCCTGAGGCACCTGTCCCAGTTGTAAAAGTCAGTAGCTTAGAAGATAAAGCGGGTGGTGCGGCCAATGTTGCGAAAAATATCGCACACTTGGATGGCAAAGTAGGTTTATTAGGCTTGATTGGTCAAGATGAAAACGGTCGAAAGCTTAATAGTATTTTAGAAGATGAGAGTATCGACTCTCAGCTTGTTAGTGTTGATACTTTGCCGACGATAGCCAAAATGCGTGTGATCAGCCGTCATCAGCAGGTCGTTAGGCTGGATATGGAAGAGCAGTTCTTACCTGAGCATAGCGCATTACTCACTGAGAAGTTAGAGGAAGTGATTGATGCATACGAGTATGTTTTGTTCTCTGATTACAATAAAGGTGCACTTGCCAATGTTAAAGCAATGATTGACGTGGCAAAACAAGCTGGAAAAACGGTGCTGGTTGACCCTAAAATGAGCGACTTATCTGTTTATCGTGGCGCTGACTTTATTACGCCAAATCTCAATGAGTTTAAATTGGCAGGCGGGGATGCAAGCTCAGAGTTAGCATTGACAAACAGTGCAAGGCAGCTTATCGCTGATGCAGGCATTGGTGCGATGTTGTTGACGCGTTCTGAACAAGGCATGTCTTTGATTTCGGCTGATGATAAGCATGACTTCTCAGCACAGGTGCTTGAGGTGAGTGATGTAACAGGCGCTGGAGATACCGTGATCGCCACATTGACTACGATGCTCGGCGCTGGGATGAATGCGAAAGATGCGGTAGAAATGGCAAATTTGGCAGCAGGTATTGTAGTTGGAAAGCTGGGCGCTGCAACAGTTTCTCCTGAGGAACTCAGTGCGAAGCTGAGTCAATACTTGAGGGAAACAGGCGAGCACTATCAAGCCCCATTTGAAGATGTATTACAGCACATTTCGTTTGCTAAGCAAAATGGCGAGAAAATTGTGTTTACTAATGGATGCTTTGATATTTTACACGCAGGCCATGTGCGTTATTTAGCGCAAGCTAAAGCGATGGGAGACCGTTTAGTGGTTGGGTTAAATAATGATGAGTCGATTTCTCGCTTAAAAGGTGCGGACAGGCCAATTAACCCATTAAACGAGCGTGCGATGGTGATTTCAGCGTTGGCATCGGTTGATTGGGTTGTACCTTTTGGAAAAGAAGAAGAAGGCGACACACCTGCTAATTTAATCGCGACCATTAGCCCTGATGTGTTGGTTAAAGGGGGCGATTATAAGGTTGAAGAAATCGCTGGAGCTGATCACGTCTTAGCACAAGGTGGTCAGGTTGAGGTATTGTCTTTTCTAGACGGTTGCTCAACCTCGAATGTAATTAAGAAAGCGCGTTTAAGTAAGGGTTAATTATTTAGACGTGCATGGTAGGCATTTATCAGGGTTTGCCAATCTGCATCATCGAAAAAGAAAGTCGGCCATTTGCCGGCTTCTTTTTTAAATGAACGGGCTAATCTGTCGATATTAGCCTGTTGCCAAGAACTCTCGATATGACGTATCTCACCCTTATCAAAGTCAATTAAGTTGACTTGACCTTGGTCGTCGAAAAGAATGTTATTGATATTGAGATCGTCATGATAGACACCTTTTCGGTGAAAATCCGCGATGGTATTACCTACAGCGATAAGCTCTTCTTTTGTAGCGCTGCTAAGTTTAAGTTTTTCACACAGACTTTGTGCACCAGGGATCGCCTGAGTTAATATATCTGCGCGGTAAATTCCATACGTCACCTTAACATAGGCTGCGATAGGTTCAGGCACTGGCAGTTCTAACTCTTTGAGTTCTGTGAGTAGTTTAAACTCTTTAAATACTCTGGTTTTTTCTAGGCCCAAAAATAGATACTGATCACTGAGTAGCTTGCCAATTAAGCCGCCTCTCCAATAGTGTTTTAATACGGCTATATTATTATGTTGATATTGAATAAACCAAGCTGGAGCGCGGCCAAGCTTACTGTTAACGACCGCATCTTTTTGCCGCCAATGTTCGACATCAAACCAGTCGCGAGTAATGTTTAATACGCTGTTTTGTGGCATTAATATAAAATGATTACCGATGTTGTCTATTTTGAGCATATGTGGCTAGCAAAGAGGAAATATGTCGCAAGTTTAGCGATTTTTTCTCAAGAGGGAAATGCACAAGTGTTGCAAATCGAGACGATTAATTTAAGATCATGCGTTCCTAAACTGATTGGATAAGGCGAGTGTCAAAAACAATTTCTTCCATTTGTGTGCTTCGGCTATCAGCCATCGGTGATGTATGTCACGCCGTGTCAGCTGTCCAAGCAATTCAACGAGCACATCCTCAAGCGAAAATAACTTGGGTGATAGGTAAAGTAGAGGCGATGTTGTTGGCCGATTTACCTGGTGTTGAATTTGTGGTGTTTGATAAAAAACGTGGCAAAGCGGCTTTTAAGGATCTTAGAGCGCATTTTAAGGGGGCACAATTTGATGTGCTATTGCATATGCAGGTTGCTTTTCGCTCTAATGTGGCAGCGATGTGTATTCCAGCGAAGGTAAAAATTGGTTTTGATAGTGCGCGTTCAAAAGAACTGCATTCGCTGGTCGTGAATCAACGTATTACTGGCCAAACCGAGCCGCATGTATTGGAAGGTTTTCATCATTTCGCTCAGGCAATTGGTACAGAGTCTCAATCGCCAACTTGGAAAATGCCCTACACCGCAGAGGATGAGGAGTTGGCAAGATCACTTTTACATGGTCTAGACCGTGTGTTTGTCATCTCACCTGCTGCAAGTAAACAGGAGCGAAATTGGTTGCCAGAGCGGTACGCTGCACTTGCAGATTATGCGGCGGGACAGGGGTTTAATGTCGTTATAACTGGAGGCCCAACTGAGTTAGAAGCCAGTTTAAGTCAGGCTATCATCAAACAGGCTAAGTGTAATATTTTAAACCTAGTTGGCCAAACGGGATTAAAAACATTATTGTGTGTACTTAAAGAGGCTAAGCTGGTGCTTGCTCCAGATACAGGACCTGCACATATGGCTGTGACAGTTGGTACACCTGTCATTGGTTTGTATGCACATTCAAACCCAAAACGAACAGGACCATACTTATATCAGCAATATGTTGTTGAGGTGTATCATCAAAATGTGCTTAAGCAAAAAGGCAAACCAGTCAGTGAGTTACCGTGGGGTACTCGTGTAAAAGGCGCGGATTTAATGGCACAAATTAGTGTTGATGATGTGACCGCGATGTTTGACAAAGTCGTTCAGCAAGAGAAATTATGAAGTCTAAAGCAGTATTCTTAGATAGAGACGGTGTGATCAATCATGATCATGCTTATGTGCATGCCATTGAGGACTTTGAGTTTATCGACGGCGTGTTTGAGGCGTGTCAATACTTTACAGAGTTAGGTTATAAGCTTGTTGTAGTGACGAATCAATCAGGTATTGGTCGCGGATATTACGATGAAACTCAGTTCCAGCACTTAACGCAGTGGATGTGTGAGCAGTTTAATGGGCGTGGTATTGATATCGCGGGCGTTTATTTTTGCCCACATCACCCTAAAAAAGCATTACCGCAGTATTTGCGTGATTGCGATTGCCGAAAGCCAAAACCAGGTATGTTATTACAAGCAATTGAAGAGCATGATATTGATCCTACAAAAAGCATTATGGTTGGAGATAAAGCTTCCGATATGCAAGCCGCCAGTGCGGCAGGCGTAGCAACCAAAATACTAGTACGTTCAGGGCAAGAGTTCACCGTAGAGGATGAGTCACTTGCAGATTTTGTTTTTGAATCTCTGGCAGAGCTGGCACAAAAATTAGGTTAACGCCCATTTAGCTTTACGCTCATAGAAAACAAGATAATCACAATTCGTGCATTTAGCTTGCGAACCTTTTAAAATATACTCAAGTAATTTAACTCATTCATACAACAAGTGGGTAATTGGCTTGAGTATGACTTTTCATTTGGTGTGTACCCATTTAATTGATTTAGTCTGAGTTTCAACGTCTATATAATCGACACAGAATTGCATTGAGTTCAATAAACCATGCAGTATTTGAAGCGTCATAGTCGTGTGTTTACCTTAGAGCTAAGATTAGGCGTACACACTCCGTGCAACCAATGGAGACTCTACATGAGATCAGCGGCATTCTACAGCCAACTTCAACAACAAATAGAAGAAGTGAAAGCTGAAGGCTTATATAAAAAAGAACGCATTATTACATCACAACAGCAAGCGGAAATCGCTGTATCAACGGGTGAAAGCGTTATTAATTTCTGTGCAAACAACTACTTAGGCTTGGCTAATCACCCAGATCTGATTGCTGCTGCCCAAAGCGGTTTATCTGATCATGGCTTTGGCGTAGCATCTGTGCGCTTTATATGTGGTACTCAAGATATTCACAAGACTTTAGAAGAAAAAATCAGTGAGTTTTTGAAAACTGAAGATACGATTTTATACTCGTCATGCTTTGACGCGAATGCAGGTTTGTTTGAAACTATCCTTGGTCCAGAAGATGCGATTATTTCAGATTCACTGAACCATGCATCGATCATTGACGGGGTACGTTTATGTAAAGCTAAGCGCTTCCGTTACGCAAACAATGATATGGCTGATTTAGAGAAGCAGTTGATCGCAGCGACTGAAGCAGGCGCTAAAAATAAGTTAATTGCAACTGATGGCGTGTTTTCAATGGACGGTGTTATCTGTAACTTAGCTGCAGTGTGTGACTTAGCTGATAAGTACGATGCGCTTGTTATGGTCGATGACTCTCACGCAGTTGGCTTTGTTGGTGAGAATGGTGCAGGTACCGCTGAGTATTGTGGTGTAATGGACAGAGTTGACATTATCACAGGTACTCTTGGCAAAGCTTTAGGTGGTGCATCTGGTGGTTACACATCAGGTAAAAAAGAGATTGTAGAGTGGTTACGTCAGCGCTCTCGTCCTTATTTATTCTCTAATTCATTAGCGCCATCAATTGTGACAGCATCAATCAAAGTACTTGATATGCTTAAAGACGGCAAAGCATTGCGTGACCAACTGTGGGAAAACGCAGCTTACTTCCGTAATGAGATGGAAGCGGCAGGCTTTACGTGTGCTGGTAAGGATCATGCGATTATCCCAGTGATGCTTGGTGATGCAAAAGTAGCAGCTGAAATGTCAGATAGATTGTTGGCTGAAGGTATCTATGTAATAGGCTTCTCATTCCCAGTAGTGCCAAAAGGTCAAGCTCGTATTCGTACGCAAATTTCAGCTGCACACACTAAAGAGCAACTAGATAAAGCAATCTCAGCATTTATCCGAATTGGTAAAGATTTAGGTGTGATTTAATTGCTAGGTGCCAACGCACCTACTTTCTAACGAGTGAATATTATGAAAGCATTATCCAAGTTGAAAGCTGAAGAAGGGATCTGGATGACCGATGTGCCCAAACCTGAAATGGGGCATAACGACTTACTAATTAAGATCCGTAAAACGGCAATTTGTGGCACCGATGTCCATATTTATAAGTGGGATGAGTGGTCTCAAAATACGATTCCAACCCCAATGGTTGTAGGCCATGAATATGTTGGTGAAATTGTAGATATGGGCCAAGAAGTGCGAGGCTTTTCTGTTGGCGATCGTGTCTCTGGTGAAGGTCACATTACATGTGGACATTGCCGAAACTGTCGAGCAGGTCGAGTACATTTATGTCGCAATACGATTGGTGTAGGTGTTAATCGAGAGGGGTCATTTGCTGAGTACTTAGTTATCCCAGCTTATAACGCGTTCAAGATACCTGATAATATTTCAGATGAATTAGCATCGATCTTTGACCCATTTGGCAATGCTGTACATACTGCTTTATCATTTGATTTAGTTGGTGAAGATGTTTTGATCACCGGTGCAGGCCCAATTGGAATCATGGCGGCGGCGGTGGCTAAACATGTAGGCGCGCGTCATGTTGTTATCACCGATGTGAATGAATATCGACTTGAACTTGCCCGTAAAATGGGCGCTACTAAGGCGGTCAATGTTGCAAGCGAAAGTCTTGAAGATGTGATGGAAGAGCTGGGTATGACTGAAGGCTTTGATGTAGGCCTAGAAATGTCAGGTGTACCGGTTGCATTTAATAGTATGCTTAATAACATGAACCACGGCGGTAAAATAGCGATGTTGGGTATCCCACCAAGTGACATGGCCGTTGATTGGAATCAGGTAATTTTCAAAGGGCTAGTTATCAAAGGTATTTACGGGCGTGAGATGTTCGAGACTTGGTACAAGATGGCTAGTTTAATTCAATCTGGCTTGAACCTTGAGCCTATCATTACCCATGAGTTTAATGTGGATGATTTCCAGAAGGGCTTTGATACAATGATCTCAGGTCAGTCTGGTAAAGTTATTTTAGACTGGACAAAATAATTTAAGTTTATTTGGCGGCTTGAAAATTGCGTTTGACCCTGTGAAGGTATATTTGTAGCTTTAGCCGCCTTTTCAATGAGAGAGACATGTCTTTTAAACATATTAGTATTGAACAAACACAAGCGTTACTATCTCAAGGTGATGTGGTTGTTGCGGATATTCGTGATCCTAACTCGTTTGCAGCCGGACATATCCCTGGCTCTGAGCACCTTTCAAACGAAAACTTAGCGCATTTTATGCAGGAAAAAGAGTTTGAGCAGCCAATAATTATTGTTTGTTATCATGGCATCAGCTCTCAAAATGCTGCAAATTACCTTGTAGAGCAAGGTTTTGAAGATGTTTACAGCATGGATGGTGGTTTCACCCAGTGGGAGCAAGTACTCCCAAATGATATTGAAAGATGAGACTGCTCGGCTCCTTTTCTGACCCTCGAGCGGTTCAAGGAGCCGTTGACTATCTTAAAACGAT
This genomic window from Pseudoalteromonas luteoviolacea contains:
- the tdh gene encoding L-threonine 3-dehydrogenase, which produces MKALSKLKAEEGIWMTDVPKPEMGHNDLLIKIRKTAICGTDVHIYKWDEWSQNTIPTPMVVGHEYVGEIVDMGQEVRGFSVGDRVSGEGHITCGHCRNCRAGRVHLCRNTIGVGVNREGSFAEYLVIPAYNAFKIPDNISDELASIFDPFGNAVHTALSFDLVGEDVLITGAGPIGIMAAAVAKHVGARHVVITDVNEYRLELARKMGATKAVNVASESLEDVMEELGMTEGFDVGLEMSGVPVAFNSMLNNMNHGGKIAMLGIPPSDMAVDWNQVIFKGLVIKGIYGREMFETWYKMASLIQSGLNLEPIITHEFNVDDFQKGFDTMISGQSGKVILDWTK
- the hldE gene encoding bifunctional D-glycero-beta-D-manno-heptose-7-phosphate kinase/D-glycero-beta-D-manno-heptose 1-phosphate adenylyltransferase HldE, which encodes MNLAALQNLHNAKILVVGDVMLDRYWHGDTGRISPEAPVPVVKVSSLEDKAGGAANVAKNIAHLDGKVGLLGLIGQDENGRKLNSILEDESIDSQLVSVDTLPTIAKMRVISRHQQVVRLDMEEQFLPEHSALLTEKLEEVIDAYEYVLFSDYNKGALANVKAMIDVAKQAGKTVLVDPKMSDLSVYRGADFITPNLNEFKLAGGDASSELALTNSARQLIADAGIGAMLLTRSEQGMSLISADDKHDFSAQVLEVSDVTGAGDTVIATLTTMLGAGMNAKDAVEMANLAAGIVVGKLGAATVSPEELSAKLSQYLRETGEHYQAPFEDVLQHISFAKQNGEKIVFTNGCFDILHAGHVRYLAQAKAMGDRLVVGLNNDESISRLKGADRPINPLNERAMVISALASVDWVVPFGKEEEGDTPANLIATISPDVLVKGGDYKVEEIAGADHVLAQGGQVEVLSFLDGCSTSNVIKKARLSKG
- a CDS encoding capsule assembly Wzi family protein, which gives rise to MLSIYKKLLFAVSLPLSFVAQSAFAMPTAYLPIGKDNILEYQIEKMFTLTAVTPMSKPYRISEINQHIVKLGNIDPALQASIRARIAPYLQTDAITRRGIKLRVDSGEEQQIANDRGNYSSEYAEISLDGIYRGSGSSLVQFGAEYRVEAGRLVPYNTFYALGGENLQLNIGYKEHWFSPFKHSAQVYSTNAQAPLSVSLGLNSPLKNWWNFDFEFFYAELEHVEKGISYQKTRHDGTPKLAGTHLSFEPLENWKIAINRMMQFGGGPRKASGKDVLKAFFDPAGNDNNALTGGSDNELGDQWATVTSSFKTDFYMPIEWYVEHGGEDTREHKNYLFGNSVTNYGFYIPEVTKNTSLRYEFSDISEMWYVHHLYPVKGNSINNFVLGHFASNHRVFNTTEPTQSQVVEITYAESFDSLWHLKWTTVDNQGNSKYDYKKLNEIQLTNSRKIDDYQLETSLTVGKDVFGENYTWLSVNVYW
- a CDS encoding D-sedoheptulose-7-phosphate isomerase, which gives rise to MSVNEQIANSYLDSLDRHMALFTNMANYHKESVALLEACQKTLAAGGKVIWFGNGGSAADAQHLAAEFVVRYKLERGPLASIALTTDTSILTAHSNDYHFNTVFERQVQALCKPEDLVIGLTTSGTSENINLALAAANEIGAFTVALTGRQGGEVKDIARLPIIINFDETARIQEAHMFIGHWLCEAVDLSIAEQSK
- a CDS encoding 3-deoxy-D-manno-octulosonic acid kinase; translation: MLKIDNIGNHFILMPQNSVLNITRDWFDVEHWRQKDAVVNSKLGRAPAWFIQYQHNNIAVLKHYWRGGLIGKLLSDQYLFLGLEKTRVFKEFKLLTELKELELPVPEPIAAYVKVTYGIYRADILTQAIPGAQSLCEKLKLSSATKEELIAVGNTIADFHRKGVYHDDLNINNILFDDQGQVNLIDFDKGEIRHIESSWQQANIDRLARSFKKEAGKWPTFFFDDADWQTLINAYHARLNN
- the glpE gene encoding thiosulfate sulfurtransferase GlpE; translated protein: MSFKHISIEQTQALLSQGDVVVADIRDPNSFAAGHIPGSEHLSNENLAHFMQEKEFEQPIIIVCYHGISSQNAANYLVEQGFEDVYSMDGGFTQWEQVLPNDIER
- a CDS encoding glycosyltransferase family 9 protein; the encoded protein is MSKTISSICVLRLSAIGDVCHAVSAVQAIQRAHPQAKITWVIGKVEAMLLADLPGVEFVVFDKKRGKAAFKDLRAHFKGAQFDVLLHMQVAFRSNVAAMCIPAKVKIGFDSARSKELHSLVVNQRITGQTEPHVLEGFHHFAQAIGTESQSPTWKMPYTAEDEELARSLLHGLDRVFVISPAASKQERNWLPERYAALADYAAGQGFNVVITGGPTELEASLSQAIIKQAKCNILNLVGQTGLKTLLCVLKEAKLVLAPDTGPAHMAVTVGTPVIGLYAHSNPKRTGPYLYQQYVVEVYHQNVLKQKGKPVSELPWGTRVKGADLMAQISVDDVTAMFDKVVQQEKL
- a CDS encoding glycine C-acetyltransferase, whose product is MRSAAFYSQLQQQIEEVKAEGLYKKERIITSQQQAEIAVSTGESVINFCANNYLGLANHPDLIAAAQSGLSDHGFGVASVRFICGTQDIHKTLEEKISEFLKTEDTILYSSCFDANAGLFETILGPEDAIISDSLNHASIIDGVRLCKAKRFRYANNDMADLEKQLIAATEAGAKNKLIATDGVFSMDGVICNLAAVCDLADKYDALVMVDDSHAVGFVGENGAGTAEYCGVMDRVDIITGTLGKALGGASGGYTSGKKEIVEWLRQRSRPYLFSNSLAPSIVTASIKVLDMLKDGKALRDQLWENAAYFRNEMEAAGFTCAGKDHAIIPVMLGDAKVAAEMSDRLLAEGIYVIGFSFPVVPKGQARIRTQISAAHTKEQLDKAISAFIRIGKDLGVI
- the gmhB gene encoding D-glycero-beta-D-manno-heptose 1,7-bisphosphate 7-phosphatase, coding for MKSKAVFLDRDGVINHDHAYVHAIEDFEFIDGVFEACQYFTELGYKLVVVTNQSGIGRGYYDETQFQHLTQWMCEQFNGRGIDIAGVYFCPHHPKKALPQYLRDCDCRKPKPGMLLQAIEEHDIDPTKSIMVGDKASDMQAASAAGVATKILVRSGQEFTVEDESLADFVFESLAELAQKLG